aatagctaaaaaacacacaaatttttttttaatattttttataaaaaaatcgctacttttagtagcaaaaaaaatttttttaaaaacttttttttaaatttttttttgctactaaaagtagcgattttaacataaaaaatattaaaaaaatagatttttttatatttttttaggttttttgggggtttaggtttttggggggttggggaggggtttaggttttttttttttttttttttttgggggggggggggttaggtttttttagttattttaggttgtgttcacattggttctcgcaataaaggtggttctcatgaaccttaccctatatatatatataggacaaagatccgttagcaaccaccctttattgcggtaaccgcgagaaccaatgtgaacacaaccaaaaatgcctaaaaatagctaaaaaacacacaaaaaaatttttaaatattttttataaaaaaaatcgctacttttagtagcaaaaagaatattttttgggtggtggtggggtgggggtgggtgtttaggtttttggtggtgatgtagtgagtttagttttaggttattggacacttgtcactctataaatccttcttacacttcttacaattagaaacctttgtagaataacttgacccccCAATTTATATGTGGACGATTTGAATCTGCAAAAAATAGAGAAGATATTTTACAATATTTTGATAATGTTGTATAATAGGTTATGTAAATTTTGAAGatgtgttaaaaaaaactaatgtAAAATAGAGCTTCACCTACCTGGCTTTGCCCCAACCTGTTCGGATTGGAACCCGTTCTAATTAAGTCAACATAAGTCAAAACCAGGTTTTGTTGAAACCAGAGTAAGAAAAGTTAAAAGATGGGGTTTGAAACCCAGTTTTGACTGTTGTTGAAAGTAGAGGGTCGGGTTGAATCCTAGCCAGTTCTTGCCAAATCAATTTCAGTGCCGGTTCCAGTTTCTGAACATATGTTTTGTGCACCTTTGTATAGAAAGGTTCAGAAACCCCGATCAAAAATCATATCGAATTCTAGTGTACTCAGAATCCGACTTAATATTTGGGATCATCTTTTGTACCTTTAGCACAAACTCGACAATGTACAAGCACGAATAACTCGAGCTTGCACCATAAAAGTTGGGCAAAAATACACCTTTAACACATACATCATGAAGTTTTAATCTTTAAACTCATTTGacaaaaaaaagaaagagaaaaaaaagaCGACAACAATAATACAGTTTTACAATCAGACACGCAACATGGTTTCTCGATGAAACTAAAAACAGAAGGGACATAACAAAAAAAAGAAATAGAAATAAAGTACGAACAATTGTGAGTCACAACATAGAGGGAAACCGGGTACAAGATGCTGCTGCTTTTCATTCTTCCCCACTATGCACGGGTCCTGCTGCTTTCTGCATTTCTTATTGGGTAAAAGTAAGGATGTGCCTGCATTATCAAATTATAATTGTATCAtcaaattattaaacaaatataactTAAACGGTTAACTGTTAACCCATGTATTTAAAGTGTGTAAAGCAAGTATAGAAAATTACCATTGCTTCTTTGGCAGTGGGCCTTTCTTGATGATCATACCGAAGTAACTTGTCAAGGAAGTCAATTGCCTACTCAACAAGCAACCACATGTATAAAAATTAACATAATCACAGACTGAACCATAGTTAGAACTATACATCGgaaaatatttttatttaccTCAGGAACAGCTAAATGTTGATTATCAGAATTAATGAACTTTGTCCATGGTTTTCTGCTATGCCTGCATCCGAAGCCGAATATACGATTTTAAATAAATGAAACTAAAAGATTGTAGGTGAAATGAGCATATGCTACCGACCTCCCGACAAGAGCAACTAGATGTGGATCTAGCTCTAAGCGATACCTCTGAAGATAAGTATTTAATTCGTCTGTCCCTAACACCTATCCAAAAATATTTAAATATCCAATATAATCCATGATTTTAGAAATttatcaaaaacaaaaatcataACCAGACATAACAATTAACAGGTGGTACACATATACCTTGGCAATTTTGACCAGCTGATCATAATTGTCATGACCGTAAAAAAATGGTTCTTTACGGAATATCTGCACAATAAGCATATTAAATAGTAGAACTAAATAGAGTGCAACGAATTCAAAACGTCATAAAAGTATATGATAAATGAAGCAAAGATTGAAAAAACATAATCACCATTCCAGCAAACATGCAACCAAGGCTCCACAAGTCTAGAGAGTAATCATAATCTTGCAAATCGACAAGGAGTTCAGGACCTTTGAAATATCTGCATTCAAAGAGGATAAAGATGAGTGCAAATATGactttttttattataaaagGAAACGAGTAGGTGCAGAATAGGTTCATTGCTATTCTGAATATCGTAGGAACAGGGgaaatgaggatgtcatcgaatGTACGAACCTAGATGCTACACGAACGTTATACTCTTTCCCAGGATGATAAAACTCTGCAAGGCCCCAATCTATAAGGCGAAGCTTGCGCTTTTCATGATCAATCATTACATTGTGGGGCTTCACGTCTCTGTGCATGATCCCTTGAGAGTGACAGTAATCTAAGGCCTAAACACAACCAACACAAGGTACATTATACACACaattacatacatatacataaatatatacacatacacacacatatatatacactaGAAGGGAGTCCGCGCGATTCGGCAGGAAACACAGACAATGCCAGGGTgtgcattgtttggttattatccTCAACCAAGACCGAAGTCatcgattagtctattttattaaccaattggTTTTCAGTATATCGGTTTGGCTTATTCGGTTAGATCGACGGTTTTTGGTTTGACTCTTTTAATATCGTGGGGAGTAGACGAGTAGTTAGTTTCTTATAAGGGGATAAAGTGTAACAACTAACTAATTagtaattatctataattttattaaaaataaggGATTAAAGCGTAGTTAAGATGAGGGGATTAAAGTGTAATCGATGTTTGAAAGACTaatttaccctcattttaggtTGTACCTTATGCATTAAAGCAAAATAAAGTTCTTAACTTTTGGGTATTTTAAAATGTCCTTGTTATATgcattatatatagtatagatatagatatatacaTGAAAATCAGAGCTCATGTGTATCAAAGTTATTAGATAACTGAAAAAAGAATCAAGTTTTTGAGATGTTTACCTTTAAGAGTTCATATATATAATAGCGGATATCGACATCAGAAAGTGTCGGATAAAGTACTTTGAAATCAGTGTTGTTCACGAATTCAAATATCAGACTCGGTGTCTTTGATTGCTGATCTCTAACAATATCCAGCAATTTCACAATATTTGGCCCACCACAAAGGTT
Above is a window of Helianthus annuus cultivar XRQ/B chromosome 14, HanXRQr2.0-SUNRISE, whole genome shotgun sequence DNA encoding:
- the LOC110903987 gene encoding casein kinase II subunit alpha — encoded protein: MAVRPSLQLISSKFPSSPPLFRRFFSAAHHHRKPKHKHPQQTQPTPSPPSYSLRPTLSLQETLAQKIGKAIRRPGAPSKARVYTDVNVIRPKEYWDYESLTVQWGEQDNYEVVRKVGRGKYSEVFEGFHCTNDEKCIIKILKPVKKKKIKREIKILQNLCGGPNIVKLLDIVRDQQSKTPSLIFEFVNNTDFKVLYPTLSDVDIRYYIYELLKALDYCHSQGIMHRDVKPHNVMIDHEKRKLRLIDWGLAEFYHPGKEYNVRVASRYFKGPELLVDLQDYDYSLDLWSLGCMFAGMIFRKEPFFYGHDNYDQLVKIAKVLGTDELNTYLQRYRLELDPHLVALVGRHSRKPWTKFINSDNQHLAVPEAIDFLDKLLRYDHQERPTAKEAMAHPYFYPIRNAESSRTRA